In Streptomyces sp. NBC_01426, one genomic interval encodes:
- the hrpB gene encoding ATP-dependent helicase HrpB codes for MIRRAELDSLPVRGAVPALVAALDGHGAAVLCAPPGTGKTTLVPLVLAGLTAGAGGGPPRRVVVAEPRRIAARAAARRMAWLLGEAVGGSVGFTVRGERVVGPDTVVEVVTTGVLLQRLQRDQELTGVDVVVLDECHERHLDADTVAAFLVDVRETLRPELRLVAASATTDAAGWSRVLGGAPVVETAGVSYPVEVVWAPPARPVRPPHGLRVDPAQLTHVASVVRRALAERSGDVLCFLPGVGELGRVAGQLGGVDAEVVQIHGRAPAAVQDAALRPAEHRRVILATAVAESSLTVPGVRVVVDSGLAREPRVDHARGLGALATVRASRAAARQRAGRAGREAPGTVYRCWSQAEDARLTAFPAPEIRIADLAQFALQTACWGDPDAAGLALPDPPPAGAMGAAREVLRAVGAVDAAGRPTARGARMARLGLHPRLARALLDGTAALGARRAAELVALLSEEPPREYGDDLAGAWRRARQGGDAYGHRWRTEVRRLERAAQEPGASPTRGATAAVGGPVGRDPVGRGPVGRGPLSDDAAAGLVAALAFPERVARARGEGAFLMASGTAAALGDGSGLRSAPWLAVAVADRPPHAASARVGLAAPLDEETARAAAGHLFRSGEEVRWEDGDLVARSVTRLGAIELAARPLKSPDPALVRGALLDGLRAEGLGLLRWSQDARALRARLGFLHRALGGAWPDVADDATLVDRADEWLEPELSRARRRSDLGRIDAGQALNRLLPWAGGEAGRLDELAPERIEVPSGSRVRVDYSGEQPVLAVKLQELFGWAQTPRVAGVPVLVHLLSPAGRPAAVTADLASFWAGGYQAVRAELRGRYPKHPWPQDPATAEPTRHTNARLRR; via the coding sequence TTGATCCGCCGCGCCGAACTCGACTCCCTCCCCGTGCGGGGCGCCGTGCCCGCGCTCGTGGCCGCCCTGGACGGGCACGGCGCGGCGGTGTTGTGCGCGCCGCCGGGCACCGGCAAGACCACGCTGGTGCCGCTGGTCCTCGCGGGTCTGACGGCCGGGGCCGGGGGCGGGCCGCCGCGCCGGGTCGTGGTGGCCGAGCCGCGTCGGATCGCGGCGCGGGCGGCGGCGCGGCGGATGGCGTGGCTGCTGGGCGAGGCGGTCGGCGGTTCGGTGGGCTTCACGGTGCGCGGGGAGCGGGTGGTGGGCCCCGACACGGTGGTGGAGGTGGTGACCACGGGCGTCCTGCTCCAGCGGCTCCAGCGGGACCAGGAGCTGACGGGGGTGGACGTGGTGGTCCTGGACGAGTGCCACGAGCGCCACCTGGACGCCGACACGGTCGCCGCGTTCCTGGTGGACGTACGCGAGACCCTGCGCCCGGAGCTGCGGCTGGTGGCGGCCTCGGCGACGACCGACGCGGCCGGGTGGTCGCGGGTGTTGGGGGGCGCGCCGGTGGTGGAGACCGCCGGTGTCTCGTATCCGGTGGAGGTCGTCTGGGCGCCACCGGCGCGTCCCGTGCGGCCGCCGCACGGGTTGCGGGTGGATCCGGCGCAGCTGACGCACGTGGCGTCGGTGGTGCGGCGGGCGTTGGCGGAACGTTCCGGCGATGTCCTGTGCTTCCTGCCGGGCGTCGGTGAGCTGGGCCGGGTGGCCGGGCAGCTGGGCGGGGTCGACGCCGAGGTGGTGCAGATCCACGGTCGCGCCCCGGCGGCGGTCCAGGACGCGGCGCTGCGGCCCGCGGAGCACCGGCGGGTGATCCTGGCGACGGCGGTCGCGGAGTCGAGCCTGACCGTGCCGGGTGTCCGGGTGGTCGTGGACTCGGGACTGGCCCGCGAGCCCCGGGTGGACCACGCCCGGGGGTTGGGTGCGCTGGCGACGGTACGGGCGTCGCGCGCGGCGGCCCGTCAGCGGGCGGGCCGGGCCGGTCGGGAGGCGCCGGGGACGGTGTACCGCTGCTGGTCGCAGGCCGAGGACGCGCGGCTGACCGCGTTTCCGGCGCCGGAGATCCGGATCGCGGACCTGGCGCAGTTCGCGCTGCAGACGGCCTGTTGGGGGGATCCGGACGCCGCCGGCCTGGCGTTGCCGGATCCGCCGCCGGCCGGGGCGATGGGCGCGGCGCGGGAGGTGCTGCGGGCGGTGGGCGCGGTGGATGCCGCCGGGCGACCGACCGCGCGGGGGGCGCGGATGGCCCGGCTGGGGCTGCACCCGCGGCTGGCGCGGGCGCTGCTGGACGGTACGGCCGCGCTCGGGGCGCGGCGGGCGGCGGAGCTGGTGGCCCTGCTGAGCGAGGAGCCGCCGCGGGAGTACGGGGACGACCTGGCCGGTGCCTGGCGGCGGGCCCGGCAGGGTGGGGACGCGTATGGCCACCGGTGGCGGACGGAGGTCCGCCGGTTGGAGCGGGCGGCGCAGGAGCCGGGGGCCTCGCCGACGCGGGGGGCCACGGCGGCGGTGGGGGGTCCGGTGGGGCGGGATCCGGTCGGGCGGGGTCCGGTGGGGCGGGGTCCGCTCTCCGACGACGCCGCGGCCGGGCTGGTGGCCGCGCTCGCGTTCCCGGAGCGGGTGGCGCGGGCCAGGGGCGAGGGTGCCTTCCTGATGGCGTCGGGGACGGCCGCCGCGCTCGGTGACGGTTCCGGGTTGCGCAGCGCGCCCTGGCTGGCGGTGGCCGTCGCCGACCGGCCGCCGCACGCGGCGTCGGCGCGCGTCGGGCTCGCGGCGCCGCTGGACGAGGAGACCGCCCGTGCGGCGGCGGGGCACCTCTTCCGGTCGGGCGAGGAGGTCCGCTGGGAGGACGGGGACCTGGTGGCCCGCAGCGTCACCCGGCTCGGGGCGATCGAGCTCGCGGCGCGCCCGCTGAAGAGCCCGGATCCGGCGCTCGTGCGGGGCGCCCTGCTCGACGGGCTCCGCGCGGAGGGGTTGGGTCTGCTGCGCTGGTCGCAGGACGCGCGGGCGTTGCGGGCCCGGCTGGGGTTCCTGCACCGTGCGCTCGGCGGTGCGTGGCCCGACGTAGCCGACGACGCGACGCTGGTGGACCGGGCCGACGAGTGGCTGGAGCCCGAGTTGTCCCGGGCCCGGCGCCGGTCCGACCTGGGCCGGATCGATGCCGGGCAGGCGCTGAACCGATTGTTGCCCTGGGCCGGCGGGGAGGCCGGCCGGCTCGACGAGTTGGCCCCGGAACGCATCGAGGTGCCCAGTGGTTCACGCGTCCGCGTCGACTACTCGGGCGAGCAGCCGGTGCTGGCGGTCAAGCTCCAGGAGTTGTTCGGGTGGGCGCAGACGCCCCGGGTGGCGGGGGTGCCCGTACTCGTCCACCTGCTGTCGCCCGCCGGCAGGCCGGCGGCCGTCACCGCCGACCTGGCGTCCTTCTGGGCCGGCGGCTACCAGGCCGTTCGCGCCGAGCTGCGAGGCCGCTACCCCAAGCACCCGTGGCCGCAGGATCCGGCGACGGCCGAGCCGACCCGGCACACCAACGCCCGGCTCAGGCGCTGA
- a CDS encoding class I SAM-dependent methyltransferase, with translation MNQEDYAHEEVLGADSGAGDDAEATRRDASEAESSRASRSWWDRNADEYQSDHGAFLGDDRFVWGPEGLDEADAGLLGPAASLAGRDVLEIGAGAAQCSRWLAAQGARPVALDLSHRQLQHALRIGDDIPLVEADAGRLPFRDGSFDLACSSYGAVPFVADPVNVMREVHRVLRPGGRWVFSVTHPVRWAFPDEPGPEGLSVSASYFDRTPYVEQDERGEALYVEHHRTIGDRVRDVVAGGFRLVDLVEPQWPEWNSQEWGGWSPLRGNLIPGTAIFVCERD, from the coding sequence ATGAACCAAGAGGACTACGCCCACGAAGAAGTGCTCGGAGCCGACTCCGGCGCCGGGGACGACGCCGAGGCCACGCGCCGTGACGCGTCGGAGGCGGAGAGCAGTCGCGCCAGCCGGAGCTGGTGGGACCGCAACGCCGACGAGTACCAGAGCGATCACGGCGCGTTCCTGGGCGACGACCGGTTCGTCTGGGGCCCGGAGGGCCTCGACGAGGCCGACGCCGGGCTCCTGGGGCCCGCCGCCTCCCTCGCGGGTCGGGACGTCCTGGAGATCGGCGCCGGCGCCGCCCAGTGCTCGCGCTGGCTGGCCGCCCAGGGGGCCCGCCCGGTCGCCCTGGACCTCTCGCACCGCCAGCTCCAGCACGCCCTGCGGATCGGCGACGACATCCCGCTCGTCGAGGCCGACGCGGGGCGGCTGCCCTTCCGTGACGGCTCCTTCGACCTGGCCTGCTCCTCCTACGGGGCGGTCCCCTTCGTCGCGGACCCGGTGAACGTGATGCGGGAGGTGCACCGCGTCCTGCGCCCCGGCGGCCGCTGGGTCTTCTCCGTCACCCACCCCGTCCGGTGGGCGTTCCCCGACGAGCCCGGGCCGGAGGGGCTGTCGGTGTCCGCCTCCTACTTCGACCGGACCCCGTACGTCGAGCAGGACGAGCGGGGCGAGGCGCTGTACGTGGAGCACCACCGCACGATCGGCGACCGGGTCCGGGACGTGGTCGCGGGCGGGTTCCGGCTGGTGGACCTGGTGGAGCCGCAGTGGCCCGAGTGGAACAGTCAGGAGTGGGGCGGCTGGTCCCCGCTGCGCGGCAACCTGATCCCCGGCACCGCGATCTTCGTCTGCGAAAGGGACTGA
- the rpsA gene encoding 30S ribosomal protein S1 — translation MTSSTETTATTPPQVAVNDIGDADAFLAAIDETIKYFNDGDIVDGVIVKVDRDEVLLDIGYKTEGVIPSRELSIKHDVDPNEVVKVGDEIEALVLQKEDKEGRLILSKKRAQYERAWGTIEKIKEEDGIVTGTVIEVVKGGLILDIGLRGFLPASLVEMRRVRDLQPYVGKELEAKIIELDKNRNNVVLSRRAWLEQTQSEVRQTFLTTLQKGQVRSGVVSSIVNFGAFVDLGGVDGLVHVSELSWKHIDHPSEVVEVGQEVTVEVLDVDMDRERVSLSLKATQEDPWQQFARTHQIGQVVPGKVTKLVPFGAFVRVDEGIEGLVHISELAERHVEIPEQVVQVNDEIFVKVIDIDLERRRISLSLKQANESFGADPASVEFDPTLYGMAASYDDQGNYIYPEGFDPETNDWLEGFDTQRETWERQYAEAQVRFEQHQAQVIKSREADEAAAAEGAAAPAAGGNASAGAGVSGGSYSSEGADETSGALASDEALAALREKLAGGQS, via the coding sequence ATGACGAGCAGCACCGAGACCACCGCCACCACCCCTCCGCAGGTAGCGGTCAACGACATCGGCGACGCGGACGCGTTCCTCGCGGCCATCGACGAGACGATCAAGTACTTCAACGACGGCGACATCGTCGACGGCGTCATCGTCAAGGTGGACCGGGACGAGGTTCTCCTCGACATCGGCTACAAGACCGAAGGCGTGATCCCGAGCCGCGAGCTCTCGATCAAGCACGACGTCGACCCGAACGAGGTCGTCAAGGTCGGCGACGAGATCGAGGCCCTGGTTCTCCAGAAGGAGGACAAGGAAGGCCGTCTCATCCTGTCCAAGAAGCGTGCTCAGTACGAGCGCGCCTGGGGCACGATCGAGAAGATCAAGGAAGAAGACGGCATCGTCACCGGTACCGTCATCGAGGTCGTCAAGGGTGGTCTCATCCTCGACATCGGCCTCCGCGGCTTCCTGCCGGCCTCTCTCGTCGAGATGCGTCGCGTCCGCGACCTCCAGCCCTACGTGGGCAAGGAGCTCGAGGCGAAGATCATCGAGCTGGACAAGAACCGCAACAACGTGGTCCTGTCCCGCCGTGCCTGGCTCGAGCAGACCCAGTCCGAGGTTCGCCAGACGTTCCTCACCACCCTGCAGAAGGGTCAGGTCCGCTCCGGCGTCGTTTCCTCGATCGTCAACTTCGGTGCCTTCGTGGACCTGGGTGGCGTCGACGGTCTCGTGCACGTCTCCGAGCTGTCCTGGAAGCACATCGACCACCCGTCCGAGGTCGTCGAGGTCGGTCAGGAAGTCACCGTCGAGGTCCTCGACGTCGACATGGACCGCGAGCGTGTCTCCCTGTCGCTGAAGGCGACGCAGGAAGACCCGTGGCAGCAGTTCGCCCGGACCCACCAGATCGGCCAGGTCGTCCCGGGTAAGGTCACCAAGCTGGTTCCGTTCGGTGCGTTCGTCCGCGTGGACGAGGGCATCGAGGGTCTGGTCCACATCTCCGAGCTGGCCGAGCGCCACGTGGAGATCCCGGAGCAGGTCGTCCAGGTCAACGACGAGATCTTCGTCAAGGTCATCGACATCGACCTCGAGCGTCGCCGGATCTCGCTGTCGCTGAAGCAGGCCAACGAGTCCTTCGGTGCCGACCCGGCGTCGGTCGAGTTCGACCCGACCCTGTACGGCATGGCCGCGTCTTACGACGACCAGGGCAACTACATCTACCCCGAGGGCTTCGACCCCGAGACCAACGACTGGCTCGAGGGCTTCGACACCCAGCGCGAGACGTGGGAGCGCCAGTACGCCGAGGCGCAGGTCCGCTTCGAGCAGCACCAGGCCCAGGTCATCAAGAGCCGCGAGGCCGACGAGGCCGCCGCTGCCGAGGGTGCTGCCGCCCCCGCCGCCGGTGGCAACGCCAGCGCCGGTGCCGGTGTCTCCGGTGGTTCGTACTCCTCCGAGGGTGCGGACGAGACCTCCGGCGCCCTGGCGTCGGACGAGGCCCTTGCCGCCCTGCGCGAGAAGCTGGCCGGCGGCCAGAGCTGA
- a CDS encoding PAC2 family protein yields the protein MLDPQGLYEWDAKGLAVADMALAQDSAGLVMLYHFEGYIDAGEAGEQIVERLLDTLPHQVVARFDADRLVDYRARRPLLTFQRDHWAEFEEPKLEVRLVQDATGAPFLLLSGPEPDVEWERFSLAVRQIVERLGVRLSVNFHGIPMGVPHTRPVGITPHGNRTDLMPGHRSPFDEAQVPGSAESLVEFRLGQSGHDVLGVAAHVPHYVARSPYPDAALTVLEAITAATGLVLPAVAHALRTEAHRTQTEIDRQIREGDEELVALVQGLEHQYDAAAGAETRGNMIAEPAEIPSADEIGREFERFLAEREGEG from the coding sequence GTGCTTGATCCACAGGGTTTGTACGAATGGGACGCCAAGGGCCTGGCGGTGGCCGACATGGCGTTGGCCCAGGACTCGGCCGGGCTGGTCATGCTCTACCACTTCGAGGGGTACATCGACGCGGGTGAGGCCGGGGAGCAGATCGTCGAGCGGCTCCTCGACACGCTGCCCCATCAGGTCGTGGCCCGCTTCGACGCGGACCGGCTGGTGGACTACCGGGCCCGGCGCCCGCTCCTGACCTTCCAGCGCGACCACTGGGCGGAGTTCGAGGAACCGAAGCTGGAGGTGCGCCTGGTCCAGGACGCCACCGGCGCGCCGTTCCTGCTGCTCTCCGGGCCCGAGCCCGACGTGGAGTGGGAGCGCTTCTCGCTCGCCGTCCGACAGATCGTCGAGCGCCTCGGCGTCCGGCTCTCCGTCAACTTCCACGGCATCCCGATGGGCGTGCCGCACACCCGGCCCGTCGGCATCACCCCGCACGGCAACCGGACCGACCTGATGCCCGGACACCGCAGCCCCTTCGACGAGGCCCAGGTGCCCGGCAGCGCCGAGTCCCTGGTCGAGTTCCGACTCGGCCAGTCCGGACACGACGTGCTCGGGGTCGCCGCCCACGTCCCGCATTACGTGGCCCGCTCCCCGTACCCGGACGCGGCGCTGACCGTGCTGGAGGCGATCACGGCGGCGACCGGACTGGTCCTGCCCGCCGTGGCGCACGCCCTGCGGACGGAGGCCCACCGCACGCAGACCGAGATCGACCGCCAGATCCGGGAGGGCGACGAGGAACTGGTCGCCCTCGTCCAGGGCCTGGAGCACCAGTACGACGCGGCCGCCGGCGCCGAGACCCGCGGCAACATGATCGCCGAGCCGGCCGAGATCCCGTCCGCGGACGAGATCGGGCGCGAGTTCGAGCGGTTCCTGGCGGAGCGCGAGGGCGAGGGCTGA
- the coaE gene encoding dephospho-CoA kinase produces the protein MLKVGLTGGIGAGKSEVSRLLAGYGAVVVDADRIAREVVEPGTPGLAAVVAAFGESVLAPDGTLDRPRLGSLVFTDAEKLRTLNAIVHPLVGARSAELEGAAGSDAIVVHDVPLLTENGLASLYDLVVVVDASPDTRLARLTARRGMTEDEARSRMAAQATRAQRLAIATLVIDNDGPLEALEPQVRKVWEELTARAAAGE, from the coding sequence ATGCTGAAAGTAGGACTGACAGGCGGAATCGGCGCCGGCAAGAGCGAGGTCTCGCGACTGCTGGCGGGGTACGGGGCGGTCGTCGTCGACGCGGACCGCATCGCACGCGAGGTCGTCGAGCCCGGGACACCCGGGCTCGCGGCCGTCGTGGCGGCGTTCGGGGAATCCGTGCTGGCCCCCGACGGGACGCTGGACCGGCCGCGGCTGGGATCGCTCGTCTTCACCGACGCGGAGAAGCTGCGGACGCTGAACGCGATCGTGCACCCGCTCGTCGGGGCACGCTCCGCCGAACTGGAGGGGGCCGCGGGCTCCGACGCGATCGTGGTGCACGACGTACCGCTGCTCACGGAGAACGGCCTGGCGTCCCTCTACGACCTGGTCGTCGTCGTGGACGCGTCGCCCGACACCCGACTGGCCCGGCTGACCGCACGGCGCGGCATGACCGAGGACGAGGCCCGGTCGCGGATGGCGGCGCAGGCCACCCGCGCACAGCGGCTGGCGATCGCCACGCTCGTCATCGACAACGACGGGCCGCTGGAGGCGCTGGAACCGCAGGTGCGCAAGGTGTGGGAAGAACTCACCGCACGGGCCGCCGCCGGGGAGTGA
- a CDS encoding tetratricopeptide repeat protein, whose translation MSDTTPPQPPSASSPSGSPGSASPETHVIDYRAAEQLLAARDPRGAVRLLDSVIAAHPENTGARLLRARAFFAAAQLRAATLEFELVLEREPDNAYAHFALARTHERSGRREQARKHFRLAAALDPQPEYLAAARFEE comes from the coding sequence GTGTCCGACACCACGCCGCCGCAGCCGCCGTCCGCCTCGTCCCCCTCGGGCTCTCCCGGCTCCGCGAGCCCGGAGACGCACGTCATCGACTACCGGGCCGCCGAGCAACTGTTGGCCGCCCGCGACCCGCGCGGAGCCGTCCGGCTCCTCGACTCGGTCATAGCCGCCCACCCGGAGAACACGGGAGCCCGGCTGCTGCGGGCGCGGGCCTTCTTCGCGGCGGCGCAACTGCGTGCGGCCACACTCGAATTCGAACTGGTGCTGGAGCGGGAGCCGGACAACGCGTACGCCCACTTCGCGCTCGCCCGGACCCACGAGCGGTCCGGGCGGCGCGAGCAGGCCCGCAAGCACTTCCGGCTGGCCGCGGCCCTCGATCCCCAACCCGAGTACCTGGCCGCGGCCCGCTTCGAGGAGTGA
- a CDS encoding DUF6343 family protein, translated as MRSGNEPVTARSPLRLRFWLSLWGLIWAVAGTAAFSLVGRPGWAAACGVIVLLAGVDLAVVVHHIHQGPHYQPGPGVPPYEPPRN; from the coding sequence ATGCGTTCCGGTAACGAGCCGGTGACCGCCCGCAGCCCGCTGCGGCTGCGGTTCTGGTTGAGTCTGTGGGGGCTGATCTGGGCCGTCGCCGGGACGGCCGCGTTCTCGCTGGTCGGTCGTCCCGGGTGGGCGGCGGCCTGCGGGGTGATCGTCCTGCTCGCGGGGGTGGACCTGGCGGTGGTGGTGCACCACATCCACCAGGGCCCGCACTACCAGCCGGGCCCGGGCGTCCCTCCGTACGAGCCTCCCCGGAACTAG
- a CDS encoding helix-turn-helix domain-containing protein: protein MGEAERSAEAENFARLMRELKERGGLSYGLLARRLHTSTSTLHRYCKGEAVPAEFAVVDRFARACGAGREEAVELHRAWLLADARRRAPAEAVTEAVPSPVVALPSSPVAVSSPAVAPEPEPEPEREPAPAPAPVGARGPGAPAPWYRRRAVAVAGAGLAVSAMAVAVLAAAGPERGTAGATGAGASAALPSTRPSPSSSSSSSNASGGPTPTPTPSPSAPPSASGAGAGPSSDPTDGPVPRPSSAQAPPAGGKAPADPAAPLRAAVRSHVWAAGCDHAYLSPREPAAVPPPPVEADAAAWARDRQAVHAGSQIVEVTLHGAGEGAVVLQGMEVRVAARRTPPAWNVYQMSQGCGGGLTPATFAVNLDAPRPLARPVAGNDAGEAIPAPAFPMRVSAAEPVVLRVETATTGCDCDWYLDLRWTGPAGSGTLRLDDGGSPWRTSAHPNRPVYGFATERSRWSR, encoded by the coding sequence GTGGGCGAGGCGGAACGGTCGGCGGAGGCGGAGAACTTCGCTCGGCTGATGCGGGAACTGAAGGAGCGCGGGGGGCTCAGCTACGGCCTCCTGGCGCGCCGGCTGCACACCAGCACGTCGACCCTGCACCGGTACTGCAAGGGGGAGGCGGTGCCCGCCGAGTTCGCGGTGGTGGACCGCTTCGCCCGCGCCTGCGGGGCCGGCCGGGAGGAGGCGGTGGAGCTGCACCGGGCGTGGCTGCTGGCCGACGCGCGACGCCGGGCGCCGGCGGAGGCGGTAACGGAGGCGGTGCCTTCGCCGGTGGTGGCGCTGCCTTCGTCACCGGTGGCGGTGTCTTCGCCGGCCGTCGCACCTGAGCCGGAGCCCGAACCCGAGCGGGAGCCGGCTCCGGCTCCGGCTCCGGTGGGCGCGAGGGGGCCGGGGGCGCCGGCGCCCTGGTACCGGCGGCGGGCGGTGGCGGTCGCCGGCGCGGGACTCGCGGTGAGCGCGATGGCGGTGGCGGTCCTCGCGGCGGCCGGGCCCGAACGGGGCACGGCCGGGGCGACGGGGGCCGGCGCCTCCGCGGCCTTGCCGTCGACCCGGCCCTCGCCCTCTTCCTCTTCCTCTTCCTCGAACGCCTCCGGCGGGCCGACCCCGACCCCGACCCCGTCCCCGTCCGCCCCGCCCTCGGCGTCCGGGGCGGGGGCGGGGCCGTCCTCGGACCCGACGGACGGCCCCGTGCCGCGGCCCTCCTCCGCGCAGGCACCCCCGGCGGGCGGCAAGGCGCCGGCCGATCCGGCGGCGCCGCTGCGGGCGGCGGTACGGTCCCACGTGTGGGCCGCCGGCTGCGACCACGCCTACCTCTCCCCCCGGGAACCGGCGGCCGTGCCCCCGCCACCGGTGGAGGCGGACGCCGCCGCCTGGGCGCGGGACCGGCAGGCCGTGCACGCCGGGAGCCAGATCGTCGAGGTCACCCTGCACGGCGCGGGGGAGGGGGCCGTGGTCCTCCAGGGCATGGAGGTCCGGGTGGCCGCCCGCCGCACCCCGCCCGCCTGGAACGTCTACCAGATGTCCCAGGGCTGCGGCGGGGGACTGACCCCGGCCACGTTCGCCGTCAACCTGGACGCCCCGAGGCCGCTGGCCCGGCCCGTCGCGGGCAACGACGCCGGGGAGGCGATCCCCGCGCCGGCGTTCCCCATGCGGGTCTCGGCGGCGGAACCGGTCGTGCTGCGGGTGGAGACGGCCACCACCGGCTGCGACTGCGACTGGTACCTCGACCTGCGCTGGACCGGCCCCGCGGGCTCGGGCACCCTGCGCCTGGACGACGGGGGGAGCCCCTGGCGCACGAGCGCCCACCCGAACCGCCCGGTGTACGGATTCGCCACGGAGCGGTCCCGCTGGTCCCGCTGA